The nucleotide window ACTCTACAAGTCACACGTAGAACACATCGAAGACGTGCTTCCCAATGCAGGTCAGTGAGCTCACCATCGAACCGTCACAGGAAATCCGAAGGACTTCTTTGACCCTCTCTTGACCACCGTGGCATTTTAACAACTCCATACACACTTCCCCCGTGTCCAGGACGCTCACCTGTAGGAAACAAATCAGACCGTTATGTACACTGCCAGCACGGCGCACCTTCAACGGCTTATCAAAACAATATGAGCAATACGTTACCACGGCGTTTTTGGTTTTCTGTCGGATGGGCTTTAATCTGGACGCGCACAgaggcgggacgacgtctcgcagCGTTTTCTTCTCTTTAGCCACGCCGGGTGGGAGCTTTAATTCGCTGCCGCGAGGAGGTTGGAACTCTGCTCCGGGTAGATTCTCCCTGTACGAGTCGCAGCTGGAGGCCAGGTTGTGATGAGGGTTTACACCTCGGCTCATGGGTTTGTCTGTCCAGGAATTGTGGACCCCCAAAGGACCTCTGCTGCTGTGgaagctgccgccgccgctgctgtgAGTGCTGTTGTCTGTGGGTCTCTGCCCAGAACCTGAGAAGGAATAGGAAGCATTTGTAAACATCTGGTGACACATTTGGTTTTAACTGCATTTAGagactttttcatttcaattatttattcatcaagtTATATTCCCCCTCATTTATATACCCCTGAACAAGAACATCAGCTGTGGAATAAAACTGAGCTAACAATGCTAAAATCTCTTAGGCACCGACaataaaacaacttcaatcTTACCCTCATTGTTGAGCCAATTCGTAACTCCCTCCAGGTCTTGAAATTGCGAGTTTGGTGGATGTGCAATCTGTGAGGGAAACAAATACCCGGAGCTGAAACAGAAAGTGCAACCTGTTAgtctttttgtttgcttgtttgatgtcaaaaatattttttaaaaaggtaaataaatagaGAGACTACTTACTTTGGGGACTGCTTGGCGGGGGGGGACGGGTGCTTTCCGTGCTGTGAAAACGGGTGCGGGGTGGAGGACATCGGGAAGACCGTTCTTTCCAAACCAGTGAGATTCTCCTCGGAGTGACATCTCCCGAGCTCGGCGTGACTCGGCCCGTGGCCGGAGGCCGACGTGCCGGAGCATTCTGACGAGTGAGCCCTCCTCAGGTAGCGAGAGTGAGGCTGCCCGCTGTCTCCACCTTGaacccccctgctcctcccctctctgtgAAATCGCTCcgcctgatgctgctgctgccactggTCGCCGTCTTCATAGCAGGCGGGGTTGGTTTGGCGTGGGAGGATTGGAATAGGCATCATTCGGTTAGGCAGGGCTGAGCCAATCACGTGCCTGGTCCTCCTCTGGAGGCGGCTATTGCTGCCggccgaggtggaggaggtgcaggccGTGGAGATGGTGGCAATGCCGCTGTCCATGGAAccgtcctcccccacccccagctCCTTGGTCCTAACCAGCCGGTTCTGGGTCATGAACGGGTGGTCCAGCACTGCAGAGAGGCTGGGACGATGGCCGGGGTCCCTCTGCAGCAGGAGATGGATCAGATCCTGAGCCTCTGGAGAAATGTGGCTCGGCATATCGTACTCGCCGAGAACCACTTTAGACAGAGTGTGTTTGACCGTGTCAGTGTCAAACGGGGGGCGGCCCATCAGAAAGGCGTAGAACATGCAGCCCAGGGACCAGACATCGGATTCAAGACCGTGGGCGCTGTGGGTGGCCACCTCCGGGGAGATGTAGTTGGGCGTCCCACACATGGTGAAGTGCTTTTCATTTGGGAGTTTGAGCTGAGTGGCGAGGCCAAAGTCTGCGATCTTAATGTTCATGTTGCTCGTCAGCAAAAGGTTCGACAGCGTCAGATCTCGATGCAGGATGCCGTGGGTGTGTAAATAAAGCATCCCCTTCAATATTTGATGCATGAAATGTCTTGCTGTGgagcaaaaaataaacaaaaggttgGCAAATCCAAAATTGAACCTCATGAAACCCATGTACTGCAATATCATTTGAGTTGTATGGTCAAACTAAAGTAATTGGCTGACCTTCATCCTCGGAGAAAGACATTTTCCGCTCTTTAAGGTGCCGACTCATCTCCCCATTGTGGCACATCTCCAACACCAAGTACACGTAGTTGCTGTCTTCAAAGTAGTTGTAGagcttaaataaatacataatacaGTATTTATTAACATGTCAGAGTGAGAATGTCCAGAAAATAGTTTTATAGAATCTATACATTACTTGTCTAAACAGAATCTAGAGGCAGTGACAGAGCTCTTCTCTTGGTTAATCTTTAAGACTTTAAGATGGTAACACTGAACCACGCTGGGCTCACCATCACATAACCATGACAACGATAGCACAACGCTCATGTGCGCAGACTCAAGCGCGGCcatcactcagatctttaggaGGATCTCGAACTGTAGGTGGGATTTGTACAATTAGGGCTCTTTGTCTTTAACTGAAAGGCTCATTTACGTTCTTCTTAAAATGTTTTGGGGTTTCtaacataaaaataaacagaagaACTTCTAAATGACAACTAGCAGAATACTTGTGATGTAATAATAAGCTACGGTACCACAACAAATGCGGTGTGCAACGTTACCTCAAGTATAGAAGGATGTTTCAACCGGCACTGAATCTCCACCTCGTTGATCACACGTTGCACCATACCGGCCTTGTGCATTGCTTTTTTGTCAATCTGCAGATGGGATCAACACAGATAATTATACACCTGTCGCTCATAGGATCAACGGGCCGTGTGTTACAGCGCTGCTGCGCGGTGGTTTGGTCCGCTGGCTGATAGTCAATCTGTCGccgacaaagaggaggaggggggggggcaagggacCACAAGAAGCCCTCGGGAGACAATTAAGGTGTGAATGATCCAGACTGTTGGAGTTGGGAGTTGGTTAAGAGTCTACTCCGCAGGTACAGCGGGCAATGATAATGACCTTATGGCACTGACATCAGGGGTAAATGGTGGGATTCTTACCGTTTTGATGGCGACCTCCAGGCCAGTCTTCACCGATTTGGCCCGGTAAACACACGCAAAGGAGCCTTTGCCGAGGAGGGTGAGGACCTTGAAATCCTACATCGGAGAGGAGATAGAAATATGTCCAAATGAGATTTACAAGACAACAGATTAGTTCTATTTTGATCCCATCCGACGGGATCTTTAAAAGCACGGTACCTCGATCCTTAGCCGCAGAGCGTAAGATGAACACGCCTCATGCTCTGTTGACTTGGATGTCAGCAGAGACATTTTTGAAGCAACAGTGAACATCCTGATCGCACCGCGTTCCTCCAGCCTGCGACATAACGGGTCCGCGGCTCAACGACAATCCCAAAATCTAACCGCTGCGCGTTGGAGAAATCTGTCACACGAAGCCACCGACAGCTGACGGGGTCGTTCGGCCAACCAGAAAGCTCCATTCATCCCGGCTCTCTTCCCGCTAACGAGGACCACTCGGAGCCCGTTTCTAAGCAGCGTGGTCAACGAcagatctgccccccccccccccccactccctcccccaGGGGGGGAGAAAGTGGACCCGCGATAGTAATTAAGGGTAAGGTTACACACCGCAGTACAGGGGATGCAAGCGTGAGGCCGAAGCCCCCCAACAACAGGGAAATAATCGcaaatttacaaatgaaataaagtgaaatacacGAGCATTTTGgggatgtgaatgaatgagatgaacCAACCGACACAGAAGCAAGCGCGAATCGCTATTGGCTGACGTTGGTTGAATGGCGTCAACGTGACAACAGTACCGGAGTTCATCGTGTGACACATTTCAGTTGAATTGGGTCACAGTTGAAGGTAGAAACATGTGGAGCAGCGGTTCGACAGCCGGCCCGGGTCGTTATCGTAGCCGACGGTAACTCGCAGGGTTGCGGTTATTTTGGAGGCGCCTTGTGGGCGTTAGCTCACACAAAAGGACTCACCTCGATCTTCTCGCCGATGGAAACACTCATCGCGCCTGTTTTCCGGCTTGCAGACGCATGCAAGCTCGTAAAAGTATTCCTCCGCCGACCGAGGGCATCGATAGTCGGCGTGTGGGCTC belongs to Gasterosteus aculeatus chromosome 15, fGasAcu3.hap1.1, whole genome shotgun sequence and includes:
- the plk4 gene encoding serine/threonine-protein kinase PLK4; protein product: MSVSIGEKIEDFKVLTLLGKGSFACVYRAKSVKTGLEVAIKTIDKKAMHKAGMVQRVINEVEIQCRLKHPSILELYNYFEDSNYVYLVLEMCHNGEMSRHLKERKMSFSEDEARHFMHQILKGMLYLHTHGILHRDLTLSNLLLTSNMNIKIADFGLATQLKLPNEKHFTMCGTPNYISPEVATHSAHGLESDVWSLGCMFYAFLMGRPPFDTDTVKHTLSKVVLGEYDMPSHISPEAQDLIHLLLQRDPGHRPSLSAVLDHPFMTQNRLVRTKELGVGEDGSMDSGIATISTACTSSTSAGSNSRLQRRTRHVIGSALPNRMMPIPILPRQTNPACYEDGDQWQQQHQAERFHREGRSRGVQGGDSGQPHSRYLRRAHSSECSGTSASGHGPSHAELGRCHSEENLTGLERTVFPMSSTPHPFSQHGKHPSPPAKQSPNSGYLFPSQIAHPPNSQFQDLEGVTNWLNNEGSGQRPTDNSTHSSGGGSFHSSRGPLGVHNSWTDKPMSRGVNPHHNLASSCDSYRENLPGAEFQPPRGSELKLPPGVAKEKKTLRDVVPPLCASRLKPIRQKTKNAVVSVLDTGEVCMELLKCHGGQERVKEVLRISCDGSMVTIYQPNGGKGFPVLDCPPAPPEDILICSYEDLPEKYWKKYQYASKFVQLVKSKTPKVTLYTKYAKVMLMENSPNADLEACFYDGAKTHKTSELVRVVEKSGKSYTVKGEAGLSGLSPESRLHVELSDEGHSMCLSLEAAITAEEQRSTKKVPFFPITIGRRPANPDTPGSSALPPHPVPPDTSPPKPPQITPSMISYDGSDFTTASVSKKCSPLQQDTVQKNTGKVVKSIFVPNVGWASQLTSGEVWVQFNDGSQLVVQAGVSCITYTSPEGRITRYKENEKLPEHVKEKLHCLSTILGLLANPTAYHPQAH